One genomic segment of Oncorhynchus masou masou isolate Uvic2021 chromosome 16, UVic_Omas_1.1, whole genome shotgun sequence includes these proteins:
- the LOC135557485 gene encoding rho-related GTP-binding protein RhoB, with amino-acid sequence MQQMAEIRKKLVVVGDGACGKTCLLIVFSKDEFPEVYVPTVFDNYVADIEVDTKQVQLALWDTAGQEDYDRLRPLSYPDTDVILMCFSVDSPDSLENIPEKWVPEVKHFCPNVPIILVANKRDLRNDEIVRTELSRMKQEPVKTEDGRAMAVRISAYDYLECSAKTKDGIREVFDTATRAALQKRSKPSNGCVNCCLLL; translated from the coding sequence ATGCAACAAATGGCAGAGATACGAAAAAAGCTGGTCGTCGTCGGTGACGGCGCGTGTGGGAAAACCTGCTTGCTAATTGTATTCAGCAAAGACGAGTTTCCTGAGGTCTATGTGCCAACTGTATTTGATAACTATGTGGCGGACATTGAAGTGGACACCAAGCAAGTCCAACTAGCACTATGGGACACGGCTGGACAGGAGGACTACGACCGCCTTCGCCCGCTGTCCTATCCGGACACCGATGTCATCCTGATGTGCTTTTCCGTGGACAGCCCGGACTCCCTCGAAAACATCCCCGAGAAATGGGTGCCAGAGGTTAAGCACTTTTGTCCCAACGTGCCAATTATTTTAGTCGCCAACAAGAGAGACTTGCGCAACGACGAGATTGTTAGGACCGAGCTGTCCAGAATGAAACAGGAACCCGTGAAAACAGAGGACGGGCGCGCCATGGCCGTGCGCATTAGTGCATATGACTATTTGGAGTGTTCTGCTAAAACAAAGGATGGTATTCGGGAGGTGTTCGACACTGCGACACGTGCAGCTTTACAGAAGAGATCAAAACCCTCCAACGGTTGTGTAaactgctgtctgttgttgtga